A genomic stretch from Leptospira andrefontaineae includes:
- a CDS encoding metallophosphoesterase produces MPKSKIKYIVISDIHLGAYNSLLTYIEEFPDPVKDSDRFKVNPQKTSPALAELLNCLKHIVHSVNGSSKPPQFILLGDVLELALGDINEASMTFERFLEIAYKETKHLFSESILYIPGNHDHHLWETAREKQYMEYIANLKPSQYINQTWHTTKMVNPDFIQSDLLTGILRRNKKLKRAEAVIAYPNLEISSKNGKRSVFLTHGHFLENIYSLMSTMQRILLPDIDEDPDGPKRNRSVWSKMNDYNPFKRAKEITTPKSIYVLERENFAWIDFFWSTLGRSGKVGTGIGLIYDMLQDTKAVGKLAQNVSAYLLRNLNLPFLLRILGIKWLLYKGFSYILTKVVVKVGQAERGMSNSVLSEEVVHNMDSYLAETLPVQWKAETQRTKREFPNDYTLIFGHTHKPFAVQTQDLGLKISGKEVFNTGGWVVDTVQPMSSHGGAVLFIDEDANVASFKVYTEGEIKPNFLVPDGKTNPMYEALVENVDLQNKKFGALSKSLEEEIRIRRRYLKVRIKE; encoded by the coding sequence ATGCCAAAGAGTAAAATTAAATATATCGTTATCTCCGACATTCATCTAGGAGCATATAACAGTTTACTTACATACATCGAAGAGTTCCCTGATCCCGTAAAAGATTCGGATAGATTCAAAGTAAATCCTCAGAAAACTTCTCCTGCGCTTGCTGAACTTCTAAACTGTTTAAAACATATCGTTCACTCGGTTAATGGTTCTTCGAAACCTCCTCAATTCATATTATTAGGAGACGTGCTTGAATTAGCATTAGGCGATATTAATGAAGCGTCCATGACCTTCGAAAGATTTTTAGAGATCGCATATAAAGAAACGAAACATCTTTTTTCAGAGAGTATTCTTTATATCCCGGGAAATCACGATCATCATCTTTGGGAAACTGCTAGAGAAAAGCAGTATATGGAATACATCGCAAACTTAAAGCCGAGCCAATACATCAACCAAACGTGGCATACCACAAAGATGGTAAATCCTGACTTTATACAATCCGATCTACTAACCGGGATTTTAAGAAGAAATAAAAAATTAAAAAGGGCTGAAGCAGTGATTGCTTATCCGAATTTGGAAATTTCTTCTAAAAACGGAAAACGTTCCGTATTTTTAACTCACGGACATTTTTTAGAAAACATTTATTCTTTGATGAGTACAATGCAAAGGATCTTACTTCCAGATATTGATGAAGATCCGGACGGACCTAAACGTAATCGTTCTGTTTGGAGCAAAATGAATGATTATAACCCGTTTAAAAGGGCAAAAGAAATCACCACTCCAAAATCCATTTATGTTCTTGAGCGGGAGAATTTTGCATGGATAGACTTCTTCTGGTCTACACTTGGAAGATCCGGAAAAGTAGGAACAGGCATAGGACTTATTTATGATATGCTTCAGGATACTAAAGCAGTCGGAAAATTAGCACAAAACGTCTCCGCTTATTTATTAAGAAATTTGAATCTTCCATTCTTGCTCCGTATATTAGGGATCAAATGGCTTCTATATAAAGGATTCTCCTACATTCTCACTAAGGTCGTGGTAAAAGTAGGACAGGCGGAAAGAGGAATGTCCAATTCCGTATTAAGCGAGGAAGTAGTTCACAATATGGATTCTTACTTAGCGGAAACTCTTCCTGTACAGTGGAAAGCGGAGACACAAAGAACTAAAAGAGAGTTCCCGAATGATTATACTCTTATCTTCGGCCATACTCATAAACCATTTGCAGTCCAGACCCAAGACTTAGGTTTAAAAATTTCAGGCAAAGAAGTATTCAACACAGGTGGCTGGGTAGTAGATACGGTCCAACCGATGTCCTCCCATGGAGGAGCAGTGTTATTCATAGACGAAGATGCAAACGTCGCCTCTTTTAAGGTTTATACGGAAGGAGAAATAAAACCTAATTTCTTGGTTCCCGATGGAAAAACAAATCCGATGTATGAGGCATTAGTGGAGAATGTAGATCTTCAAAACAAAAAGTTCGGAGCATTATCCAAATCTTTAGAAGAAGAAATACGGATCAGAAGAAGATATCTAAAAGTCAGGATCAAAGAATAA
- a CDS encoding sterol desaturase family protein, translating into MRFVCELSWEYCVSGFALYQLKMNFLRYYPIAGLAFLIFWVWKKDLFQKFRIQKDFPKKERTIFELKQSAITLIMFSTIAVTVYILGKLKILHLKTYKDFVEYGLGYAIFSFILLTIWHETWFYWAHRIMHHRKIYPYIHSVHHRSVNPSPMAAYNFHWVEAFLEGVYVVPALCILPLHFYVFLIHTFYAMIMNIWWHLGYEFFPKGWTTHPVLKWINTSTHHNLHHQKFHGNYSLYFNFWDRVMGTNFKEYSEVFENSVGEKKEEISVIPSRYLQKS; encoded by the coding sequence ATGAGATTCGTTTGTGAATTAAGTTGGGAATATTGTGTTTCCGGTTTTGCTCTTTATCAATTGAAAATGAATTTTCTGCGTTATTATCCGATTGCAGGCCTTGCATTTCTGATTTTCTGGGTTTGGAAAAAGGATCTCTTTCAAAAGTTTCGGATCCAAAAAGATTTTCCTAAAAAAGAAAGGACCATCTTTGAGTTAAAACAATCCGCTATTACCTTAATTATGTTCAGCACGATTGCTGTTACCGTTTATATTCTTGGAAAATTAAAAATACTCCATCTAAAGACTTATAAAGATTTTGTAGAATACGGGCTGGGTTACGCGATATTCAGTTTTATATTACTTACGATCTGGCATGAGACTTGGTTTTATTGGGCTCATCGGATCATGCATCATCGGAAAATTTACCCCTATATTCACTCTGTTCATCATAGATCAGTAAATCCTTCTCCCATGGCAGCTTATAATTTTCATTGGGTAGAAGCTTTTTTAGAAGGAGTGTATGTGGTTCCTGCTCTTTGTATACTTCCGCTTCACTTCTATGTTTTTCTGATCCACACGTTTTATGCGATGATCATGAATATCTGGTGGCATCTCGGGTATGAGTTTTTTCCAAAAGGTTGGACCACTCATCCGGTATTAAAATGGATCAATACTTCTACTCATCATAATCTTCATCACCAGAAATTCCATGGGAATTATAGTCTTTATTTCAATTTTTGGGATAGGGTAATGGGGACGAACTTTAAGGAATATTCCGAAGTTTTCGAGAATAGTGTAGGAGAGAAGAAGGAGGAGATCTCCGTTATTCCCTCCAGATACTTGCAAAAATCTTAA
- a CDS encoding adenylate/guanylate cyclase domain-containing protein — protein MAFKRSIFASASEDRLENLVLERLKPGADKEKIDARIWDLFGEVWCIMFTDLSGFSRGVEKFGIIHFLQTIHESERVLVPIIEDHDGILLKSEGDSFLVIFRNVGKGLQAAIRMQKELLEYNKDKIPEEKILLCVGLGYGKVLKIGDSDVFGSEVNTASKLGEDTAEAGEILITQTVFDNAQDTGLKFEPIKDVPAGTNGAFRVLY, from the coding sequence ATGGCATTCAAAAGAAGTATATTCGCAAGCGCATCCGAAGATAGATTGGAAAACCTAGTTTTAGAAAGATTAAAGCCGGGAGCCGACAAGGAAAAAATAGACGCCCGTATCTGGGACCTATTCGGAGAAGTTTGGTGTATTATGTTCACCGACCTATCCGGGTTTTCTCGAGGAGTAGAAAAATTCGGGATCATTCATTTTCTACAAACAATACATGAATCCGAAAGAGTATTAGTACCTATCATAGAAGATCATGATGGAATACTTCTCAAATCGGAAGGAGATAGCTTTTTAGTGATTTTTCGCAATGTAGGCAAAGGACTACAAGCGGCAATCAGAATGCAGAAAGAATTATTAGAATATAATAAGGACAAAATCCCGGAAGAAAAGATACTTCTCTGCGTGGGACTAGGCTACGGAAAAGTTTTGAAAATAGGCGACTCAGACGTTTTCGGTTCGGAAGTAAACACAGCAAGCAAGTTGGGAGAAGATACTGCCGAGGCCGGCGAGATCCTAATCACACAAACTGTTTTTGATAATGCACAAGATACAGGTTTAAAGTTTGAGCCGATAAAAGATGTTCCGGCAGGAACGAATGGCGCGTTTAGGGTTTTATATTAG
- a CDS encoding catalase family protein: MGQKLSILYLSFLIFSFSCGGPYVKIPDSVELGKEYPFPEEESIAKRTLELTLTSLKESYKDGAVVRRDAHPKHHGCMAVNFTVKKDLDPQYKLGVFQPGKSYQGLVRFSNGSQKPKADLEGDIRGIGIKLFDVPGKKILAEEAQEKTHDFLLINHPVLPVGAPDEYLALFEAAFAGKPGSYFFGWNPFSWKLGGLSKVRAIRGKKITSPLEIRYWSTTPYAFGEGKAVKYSVKPCADTKSEIPDSPAENYLREVMSKQLKESSACFTFMVQVQKDPKLMPVEDPAVVWDEEVSPFYPVAEILIPKQEFTNEKMDSLCENVSYTPWHSLQEHKPLGGINRVRKSVYQAISDYRHGQNKTQRKEIDKKDIPTKLIP, from the coding sequence ATGGGACAAAAACTTTCTATCTTATATCTATCCTTTCTAATATTCTCTTTTTCCTGTGGGGGACCATACGTAAAAATCCCGGATTCCGTCGAACTGGGAAAAGAATACCCTTTTCCTGAAGAAGAATCTATAGCTAAACGGACTTTAGAACTCACTTTAACTTCGCTTAAAGAATCCTATAAGGACGGAGCTGTTGTAAGAAGAGATGCACATCCAAAACATCATGGATGTATGGCTGTTAACTTTACCGTAAAAAAAGATCTAGATCCGCAATATAAATTGGGAGTTTTCCAACCTGGAAAATCGTATCAAGGTTTGGTTCGCTTTTCTAACGGATCTCAAAAACCGAAAGCAGACTTGGAAGGAGATATTCGTGGGATCGGTATTAAACTTTTCGATGTTCCCGGAAAAAAGATCTTAGCTGAAGAAGCACAAGAAAAGACCCATGATTTTCTGTTGATCAATCATCCAGTTCTTCCTGTGGGTGCACCGGATGAATACCTTGCTTTATTCGAAGCAGCATTTGCAGGCAAACCAGGTTCTTACTTTTTCGGTTGGAATCCATTTAGTTGGAAACTAGGCGGTCTTTCAAAAGTAAGAGCTATCCGTGGTAAAAAAATCACAAGTCCATTAGAAATTCGTTATTGGTCTACAACACCGTACGCATTTGGAGAAGGGAAAGCGGTGAAATACTCCGTAAAACCATGTGCAGATACTAAATCGGAAATACCGGATAGTCCTGCTGAAAATTATCTAAGAGAAGTGATGAGTAAACAACTGAAAGAATCTTCCGCTTGTTTTACTTTTATGGTCCAAGTCCAAAAAGATCCTAAACTAATGCCTGTAGAAGATCCTGCAGTTGTTTGGGATGAAGAAGTTTCTCCATTCTATCCTGTTGCTGAAATTCTGATCCCTAAGCAGGAATTTACGAATGAGAAAATGGATTCTCTTTGTGAAAACGTATCCTATACTCCTTGGCATTCTCTCCAAGAACATAAGCCTCTAGGTGGAATTAATCGAGTTAGAAAATCCGTTTATCAAGCCATTTCGGATTATAGACATGGACAGAATAAGACTCAAAGAAAGGAAATTGATAAAAAGGACATTCCTACTAAATTAATTCCTTAA
- the rpsG gene encoding 30S ribosomal protein S7 produces the protein MSRRRGKVEPRKIQPDSVYGDANIAKFINCLMLDGKKSVAESLFYDALDLIQKKTGNDPYVTFKEALENVKPQVEVKSRRVGGVTYQVPIEVRPERRLALGIRWLIRYSRDRNEKGMANKLAAEFIEAQKGTGAAIKKKEDIRKMADANKAFSHYRW, from the coding sequence ATGTCTAGAAGAAGAGGAAAAGTAGAACCACGCAAGATCCAACCGGATTCGGTTTATGGAGATGCAAACATCGCGAAGTTTATCAACTGCTTGATGTTGGACGGAAAAAAATCCGTAGCGGAATCTTTGTTTTATGACGCTCTGGATCTGATCCAAAAAAAGACAGGAAATGATCCTTACGTTACTTTTAAAGAAGCATTAGAAAACGTTAAACCACAAGTGGAAGTAAAATCCCGCCGAGTAGGTGGTGTGACTTACCAAGTTCCTATCGAAGTTCGCCCTGAAAGACGTTTAGCTCTTGGAATCAGATGGTTGATCCGTTATTCCAGGGACAGAAACGAAAAAGGAATGGCGAACAAGCTTGCTGCAGAATTTATCGAGGCTCAAAAAGGCACCGGAGCTGCAATCAAGAAGAAAGAAGATATCCGTAAAATGGCAGATGCTAACAAAGCATTCAGCCACTATCGCTGGTAA
- the rpsL gene encoding 30S ribosomal protein S12 — protein MPTISQLIRHGRKKQVNKSKSPALKSSPQRRGVCTKVTTFTPKKPNSALRKVARVRLTTGIEVTAYIPGEGHNLQEHNVVLIRGGRVKDLPGVRYHIIRGTLDTLGIDKRRKSRSKYGTKKPKA, from the coding sequence ATGCCTACAATTAGCCAACTTATACGTCACGGCAGGAAGAAACAGGTTAACAAATCTAAATCTCCTGCATTAAAAAGTAGCCCGCAGCGTCGGGGAGTGTGCACGAAGGTGACTACCTTCACACCGAAAAAACCGAACTCAGCTTTGAGAAAAGTTGCAAGGGTTCGTTTAACAACCGGTATTGAAGTGACCGCTTATATTCCCGGAGAGGGACATAACCTGCAAGAGCACAACGTTGTTCTTATCCGCGGGGGAAGGGTAAAAGACCTTCCAGGGGTTCGTTATCATATTATCCGTGGTACCTTGGATACTCTCGGTATCGATAAACGTCGTAAGAGTCGTTCTAAGTATGGAACGAAAAAACCTAAGGCGTAA